One Thiocapsa bogorovii DNA segment encodes these proteins:
- a CDS encoding ABC transporter ATP-binding protein, whose translation MTAALMLDGVYQHVGGRMALDDIRLSLPEGAWLLICGPNGAGKSLLTRLILGLDRPSAGTIEVLGQDLSRLGEAAMVRLRGDIGAVLQRGSLLSDDSVLDNLLLPLRHAPMSRYDMARAARLVMTLLGLDGLENHMPRGLSLGQQRRVELARALIHRPKLLVWDGLSDGLDPTVSRETLEVLRNLRENANLTLIATDNVPDALAGAADRVAVMERGRLLFEGTPQALESAGRSRLDLRAALWGHP comes from the coding sequence ATGACTGCTGCACTGATGCTCGACGGGGTTTACCAGCACGTCGGCGGGCGCATGGCGCTCGACGATATTCGGCTCTCGCTGCCCGAAGGTGCTTGGTTGTTGATCTGCGGTCCGAACGGCGCCGGCAAGAGCCTCTTGACCCGATTGATCTTGGGACTGGATCGGCCCTCGGCGGGTACAATCGAGGTTCTGGGACAGGATCTGAGTCGGCTCGGCGAGGCCGCGATGGTGCGTTTGCGCGGCGACATCGGGGCGGTGCTGCAGCGCGGCTCGCTGCTCTCCGACGACAGCGTGCTCGACAACCTCCTGCTGCCCCTGCGCCACGCGCCCATGAGCCGCTACGACATGGCCCGGGCTGCGCGCTTGGTCATGACCCTGCTGGGGCTGGACGGATTGGAGAATCACATGCCGCGCGGACTGTCCTTGGGCCAACAGAGGCGCGTGGAGCTCGCGCGTGCCCTGATTCATCGCCCGAAGCTGCTGGTTTGGGACGGCCTCTCGGACGGGCTCGACCCGACCGTCTCCCGCGAGACCTTGGAGGTCCTGCGCAACCTGAGGGAGAACGCCAACCTGACCCTAATCGCCACCGACAACGTCCCGGATGCCTTGGCCGGTGCCGCCGATCGGGTTGCCGTCATGGAGCGAGGTAGGTTGCTGTTCGAGGGCACTCCGCAGGCGCTCGAATCCGCCGGGCGATCCCGTCTGGATCTGCGCGCGGCACTGTGGGGACATCCATGA
- a CDS encoding MlaE family ABC transporter permease, which yields MGVDDRHRGPFSGPTGWIEEVGFAAIALVSCLALYLKILLGRARLDMPAFTASLRQAGLSILPAITLVTASLGLILGHQIDSVLTDLDLPGLVVLTLTYATVMELVPILVGILVAGRAGVALAVRQATLTVTGEMDGLLASGIHPIQFTVGPVLLAMLLMSFAFMVWGTLVTFVAAGAWLWTMAGISPALLFESLVRALSIGALIEALVKPLLFALLIALIATVNGTGAGRNPEGISRAATRTMIGAVSAILLMDLLYILFLRV from the coding sequence GTCGACGACAGACACAGAGGTCCCTTCAGCGGACCGACCGGTTGGATCGAGGAGGTCGGTTTCGCCGCGATCGCCCTCGTGAGCTGTTTGGCGTTGTACCTGAAGATCCTGCTCGGGCGGGCGCGCTTGGACATGCCGGCTTTTACCGCGTCGTTGCGGCAGGCCGGGCTGTCCATTCTGCCGGCCATTACCTTGGTGACCGCCTCGCTCGGTCTGATCCTCGGTCACCAGATCGATTCCGTCCTGACGGATCTCGACCTGCCCGGGCTCGTCGTCTTGACGCTGACCTACGCGACCGTTATGGAGCTGGTGCCGATCCTGGTCGGGATCCTGGTGGCCGGACGGGCCGGTGTCGCGCTCGCGGTACGGCAGGCGACCCTAACGGTGACCGGCGAGATGGACGGCCTGCTCGCAAGCGGGATCCACCCTATCCAATTCACGGTTGGTCCCGTTCTCCTTGCGATGCTGCTGATGAGCTTTGCCTTCATGGTCTGGGGTACATTGGTCACCTTCGTTGCGGCCGGGGCTTGGTTGTGGACGATGGCCGGGATCTCTCCGGCGCTGCTCTTCGAGTCTTTGGTCCGAGCGCTCAGCATCGGTGCCCTGATCGAGGCGCTGGTCAAGCCCTTGCTGTTCGCGCTTCTGATCGCCCTCATCGCCACCGTCAACGGGACCGGCGCGGGGCGCAACCCGGAGGGCATCTCGCGCGCCGCGACGCGGACCATGATCGGTGCGGTTTCGGCGATCCTGCTGATGGACCTTTTGTATATTCTTTTCTTGCGGGTGTGA
- a CDS encoding MlaD family protein: MSEPADPADRRLDRLYSPPEIGAPGKRRGRAERRDLLFAGIFVIAMAAIAVAAFALVLPGLFGKTYRLQAYFPDADGLDAGLQVVQEGYVIGLVERVEPVFPSTDAHRLHCPAPSADMPPRSPALPCFRATLRIRDNWPIPKGSQAQLAPLGLLKGEAISIRPGSSADLYADGAVIDAKAPDIDLTERLAALTETVRIVVEESIAPTLASIRDQVKTIELLIGTGEGQGENRDRLAGAFENLRLLSENLVTAVDPDAIGAILGSVEEMSASLALITGDMTGSTEDIRRAVADYGDLAVDIRGLVNENRPAIQRSLDDTQFLLQSLSAALIPILTNIEDASRSLSALARDLRSDPTLIIKRREQEEQAPWFR, encoded by the coding sequence ATGAGCGAGCCCGCGGATCCTGCGGATCGCCGACTCGATCGGCTCTATTCCCCGCCCGAGATCGGCGCTCCGGGCAAGCGTCGGGGGCGGGCCGAACGTCGCGACCTGCTGTTCGCCGGCATCTTCGTGATTGCGATGGCCGCCATTGCCGTGGCCGCGTTCGCACTGGTTCTACCCGGGCTATTCGGGAAGACCTACCGTCTACAGGCCTATTTCCCCGACGCAGACGGACTCGATGCGGGTCTTCAGGTCGTGCAGGAAGGCTATGTCATCGGCCTTGTCGAGCGGGTCGAGCCCGTCTTCCCGAGCACCGATGCGCATCGGCTCCATTGCCCGGCGCCGTCTGCCGATATGCCGCCGCGGTCGCCGGCCCTGCCGTGCTTCCGCGCGACCCTGCGGATTCGCGACAACTGGCCGATCCCGAAGGGAAGCCAGGCGCAGTTGGCCCCATTGGGTTTATTGAAAGGGGAGGCCATCAGCATCCGGCCCGGGAGCTCCGCGGACCTCTATGCCGACGGGGCCGTGATCGACGCCAAGGCACCCGATATCGACCTGACCGAGCGGCTCGCCGCGCTCACCGAGACGGTCCGCATCGTGGTCGAGGAGAGCATCGCCCCGACGCTTGCGAGCATCCGAGACCAGGTCAAGACCATCGAGTTGCTGATCGGCACCGGGGAGGGCCAGGGCGAGAACCGCGATCGGCTTGCCGGCGCCTTCGAGAATCTACGGCTACTGTCCGAAAACCTCGTCACGGCGGTCGATCCGGATGCGATCGGCGCCATTCTCGGCTCGGTGGAGGAGATGTCCGCCAGCCTTGCGCTCATCACCGGCGACATGACCGGCAGCACCGAGGACATTCGGCGCGCGGTGGCGGATTACGGTGATCTGGCGGTGGACATTCGGGGCTTGGTCAACGAGAACCGCCCGGCGATTCAGCGCTCGCTCGACGACACCCAGTTCCTCCTGCAGTCGCTCTCCGCCGCCTTGATCCCCATCTTGACCAACATCGAGGACGCGAGCCGCAGTCTCTCCGCCCTCGCGCGCGACCTACGCAGCGACCCGACCCTGATCATCAAACGCCGGGAGCAAGAGGAGCAGGCACCTTGGTTCCGCTGA
- a CDS encoding ABC-type transport auxiliary lipoprotein family protein → MSTATGSRRPSRLLPALILGLVAGGCGSPAPMRPDLFYSLDPEPLESPVGAPLPATLLVSDLAARGFLGGRQIVFRTEAEPLRVQRYDDLLWADPLPRALARNLVRAVRHAQVFAFAVTPADRARADYLLGGEVERFEHLPTAVPPRVVGTLNLALVRADDRRTLRDRSYRHEVEVQGDTPDDMAEAFNRLAALLAADVVRDLRTLPRPSRSSVAP, encoded by the coding sequence ATGTCCACCGCTACCGGAAGTCGCCGCCCGAGCCGGCTCCTCCCCGCATTGATCCTCGGGCTGGTCGCGGGCGGCTGCGGTTCGCCGGCGCCGATGCGGCCCGATCTCTTCTATTCGCTCGACCCCGAGCCTTTGGAATCCCCCGTCGGCGCGCCGCTGCCGGCAACCTTGCTGGTCTCCGACCTTGCCGCGCGCGGCTTCCTCGGCGGGCGGCAGATCGTTTTCCGAACCGAGGCCGAGCCCCTCCGGGTGCAGCGTTACGACGACCTACTCTGGGCCGACCCCTTGCCGCGCGCACTCGCGCGCAACCTGGTCCGTGCCGTTCGGCACGCGCAGGTCTTCGCGTTCGCCGTGACCCCGGCCGACCGCGCCCGCGCGGACTACCTGCTCGGCGGCGAGGTGGAGCGTTTCGAGCATCTACCGACGGCGGTGCCGCCGCGGGTGGTCGGCACCCTCAATCTGGCGCTGGTCCGTGCCGACGACCGTCGCACCCTCCGGGACCGCAGCTACAGGCATGAGGTCGAGGTGCAGGGCGACACGCCGGACGACATGGCCGAGGCGTTCAACCGACTCGCGGCCCTGCTGGCCGCCGATGTGGTGCGCGACCTTCGGACGCTGCCGAGACCCTCGCGCTCCTCGGTGGCGCCATGA